The Acidimicrobiia bacterium genome contains a region encoding:
- a CDS encoding MBL fold metallo-hydrolase translates to MPGSITTDDLARRIEDAEKLPYILDLRAGDQFERWRIEGKLALDTVNIPYWTALGDIEGIAATLPEDQDVIAICAHGGSSGMVVEMMERANVMNLEGGMDLWANTLIPRTLFDDGTHFVVQLDRMAKACLSYAVGARGHTMAVIDPAADAERYLALADQYDATITDLFDTHLHADHISIGVAMAEQTGATYRISPGDAEEAVFEYTPLEDGQVFTFGEMEMIVRSVATPGHTPGSTSLEVHGRYLMTGDAVFVTGVGRPDLGGETEPWARDLFNTIHVKLSPLDPALEVCPAHYTSRTESLEDGTLRRSLGDLVKNDPVVSIADEAEFVDFVVSHLGEPPAIYADIRKVNLGVLMPDAEKAKELEVGRNECALSK, encoded by the coding sequence ATGCCCGGCTCGATTACCACCGATGACCTCGCCAGGAGGATCGAAGACGCCGAGAAGCTCCCCTACATTCTCGACTTGCGCGCCGGCGATCAGTTCGAGCGCTGGCGGATCGAGGGCAAGCTCGCCCTCGATACCGTCAACATCCCCTACTGGACGGCCCTCGGCGACATCGAAGGCATCGCCGCCACGCTTCCGGAGGACCAGGACGTGATCGCCATCTGCGCCCACGGCGGTTCGTCCGGCATGGTTGTCGAGATGATGGAGAGGGCGAACGTCATGAACCTCGAAGGCGGTATGGACCTGTGGGCCAACACGCTGATCCCGAGGACGCTCTTCGACGACGGGACCCACTTTGTCGTTCAGCTCGATCGGATGGCCAAGGCGTGTCTTTCGTATGCCGTGGGCGCCCGCGGCCATACGATGGCCGTCATCGACCCGGCTGCCGATGCCGAGCGCTACCTGGCGCTCGCCGACCAGTACGACGCGACGATCACCGACTTGTTCGACACTCATCTGCACGCCGATCACATCTCCATCGGTGTGGCTATGGCCGAACAGACGGGCGCGACATATCGCATTTCGCCGGGCGATGCTGAAGAGGCTGTCTTTGAATACACCCCCCTCGAAGATGGGCAGGTGTTCACGTTCGGCGAGATGGAGATGATCGTCCGCTCGGTGGCGACCCCCGGTCACACGCCCGGTTCGACGTCGCTCGAGGTGCACGGCCGTTATCTGATGACCGGCGACGCGGTGTTCGTCACAGGCGTCGGTCGCCCCGACCTCGGCGGCGAGACCGAGCCCTGGGCGAGAGATCTGTTCAACACGATTCACGTGAAGCTATCGCCTCTCGATCCTGCACTGGAGGTCTGCCCGGCGCACTACACGAGCCGGACCGAGTCGCTGGAAGACGGCACTCTTCGGCGCTCGCTGGGTGATCTGGTGAAAAACGATCCGGTGGTGTCGATCGCCGATGAGGCCGAGTTCGTCGACTTCGTCGTATCGCATCTCGGTGAGCCGCCCGCCATCTACGCAGACATCCGCAAGGTGAATCTCGGAGTGCTGATGCCGGACGCTGAAAAGGCCAAGGAACTCGAAGTCGGCCGCAACGAGTGTGCCCTGTCCAAGTGA
- a CDS encoding metalloregulator ArsR/SmtB family transcription factor: MHSVADELLALHAGVCKGIADPKRLLIINALRDGERPVMELCEELQLPQANVSQHLAVLRDRGLVLARRDAQRVFYSLTSDKITQAIDLLREVMAEQMQVDAEEPQAANS, translated from the coding sequence ATGCACTCCGTCGCCGATGAGCTACTCGCCCTACACGCAGGTGTCTGCAAAGGGATTGCCGATCCCAAACGGCTGCTGATCATCAATGCGCTGCGCGATGGCGAGCGTCCGGTCATGGAACTCTGCGAAGAGCTGCAACTCCCGCAGGCGAACGTGTCTCAACATCTGGCAGTGCTGCGCGACCGCGGCCTGGTGCTGGCCCGTCGTGACGCGCAGCGAGTGTTCTACTCGTTGACTTCGGACAAGATCACCCAGGCCATCGACCTGTTGCGCGAGGTGATGGCAGAGCAAATGCAGGTGGATGCCGAAGAGCCGCAGGCGGCCAACTCGTAG
- a CDS encoding DsrE/DsrF/DrsH-like family protein, producing the protein MTATDHQIEPAPEETAPEKEKMVIIAASGDLDKAWPVLILATTGAAYGMDVTVFFTFWGLGILKKADAGLTGDDWRQKMLSMFHNSSASGLGLSKLHFAGMGPAMMRGLAEDHNVASVQELLDMAIDLGVNLWPCQMTMDLMGLKDEHLIDGLSAPVGAGSAISLMKQATISLFI; encoded by the coding sequence ATGACGGCTACCGATCATCAGATCGAACCCGCCCCAGAGGAGACCGCGCCTGAGAAGGAGAAGATGGTCATCATTGCCGCCTCGGGCGACCTCGACAAAGCCTGGCCGGTGCTGATCCTGGCCACCACCGGCGCCGCCTACGGGATGGATGTAACGGTGTTCTTCACGTTCTGGGGGCTCGGCATCCTCAAGAAAGCAGACGCCGGCCTCACCGGAGACGACTGGCGGCAGAAGATGCTGTCGATGTTCCACAACAGTTCTGCATCCGGACTCGGCTTGTCCAAGTTGCACTTCGCCGGAATGGGTCCTGCCATGATGCGCGGCCTCGCCGAAGACCACAACGTTGCTTCCGTCCAGGAGTTGCTGGATATGGCGATCGACCTGGGCGTCAACCTCTGGCCGTGCCAGATGACCATGGACCTCATGGGCCTCAAAGATGAACATCTCATCGATGGTCTGTCCGCCCCCGTCGGGGCAGGTTCGGCAATCAGCCTGATGAAGCAGGCGACAATCAGTCTGTTCATCTAG